The segment AATTCAAGAGTTTAAATTTACGAACTTGCAAATTACAGTAGACGGCCCGAAAGAAATTCACGATAAAAGGCGGTTTTTTGCGGACAGATCAGGCAGCTTTGATAAAATCATGAATAATATAGCACTGGCACTCGAACGCGGGATAAAAATAAGTGTTCGTGTAAATGTCGGCAGGTCAAATATTGCGCATATCTGTGAACTTGAACAGGAATTTAAATCACGCGGATTCACTGAGAAGAAAAATTTTTCATATTACTTCAGGGGCGTATTTGATACACCTGACGCAATAGACGAGTCAAAAATTTTACAGGAAATCATAAATTCCGGACACTCGCTTAATAATGCAATAGAACTTGAAGGCCGTTATTCAAATTCTGTGAAAAAATTAACCGGCTGGCTCAATAAAAGCACTTGGCCGAGAATAAATCCTACTTACTGCGGAACAGAAAATTTCATGAACGTTATCGGCCCGGACGGCTTGATTTATTCATGCTGGAATATAGTTGCACAAGATGAGCTTGCTATGGGCTTTGTTACGAGGCTTCACAAAAATTTTTGTATAATCTCTCAATGACAAAGTGGCGCACAAGATATGTGAATAACATGATTCCGTGCAAAGACTGCGAATACTTGATGTTATGCGGGGGAGGCTGTGCAAGATATGAACCGGACGAAAAATTATTTACTGGAATGTGCGAAAACTTTCAGGAAATATTTAATTTGGCTGCACCATTGGCAATAACAAAATTTCTTAATGAGCCTAAATCCGACACTGACAAAGATAATAGCGAGAAATTGCCGAACTCTGAATATATAAATAATCCACGCTGCTTATCACTCAGTACACGGGAAATCTTAGCGCGCATTAATCCCGACGAAAGAAAGCAAATTTTAGCAACTATCAGCCCGCTTGAAGTAATTAAGATTCTCGCTGATAAATTGCATGAATAAATACATGATGAAGCAATCTGTTATTTTCCAATCCGCGAAAAAATTTTACTTGCAAAATTCAAAGATATGTTATAATCAATGGCATTAAATTTAATTTGTTGGTTTAATAAGGGGAAATAAGAGCTTTTATAATGAATCGCCAGCCAGTGGTAGCTTTAATAGGTTCTACAGCTGTAGGAAAAACGGCTTTAAGTTTATCTGTCGCAGAAAAATTGAATGCAGAAATTATTTCAGTTGATTCGCGTCAAGTTTATAGATACATGGACGTGGGAACTGATAAAGTTTCGCAGTCTTTTCGGCGTGAAATACCTCATCACATGATAGACATAGCAGATCCCGACGAAAAATTTACAGTTTCAGATTTTGCGGAAGAAGCCTCACAAGCAGTCAACAGAATCTGTACGCGAGGTAAAGTGCCTTTATTCGTGGGCGGGACTCCTTTCTATTACAATGCGTTATTTCATGCGAGCTTGAATCAAGATCTGCCGTCAGATAATGAAGTCCGCGAAAAATACGAAGCTCTTGCAAATTCTCAGGGAGCCGAATTACTGCACATGAGATTATCAGAAGTCGACCCGGCAACAGCAGAAAAATTACACAAAAACGATATTCAGAGAGTAACCCGTGCGCTTGAAATATGGGACTTGACCGGCAAAGCACCTTCACAGTTATACAATGAAGGCACAAAACGTGATTACGGCTTTGATGTGCTTTATATCGGGCTGTCTCGTTCGCGCGATGAATTATTTTCACGCATAGCAATAAGGCTCGAACAGGAATTTAATTCGGGATTCCCTGAAGAAGTCGAGTGGCTGATTAATAACGGCTTTGACGAAAGATTTACACCGTTAAAAGGCTTGGGCTATCATGAATTAATCGACTATCACAGGGGCAAAATGACTCTCGATCAAGCACTCGAAAATTCAATAGCGCGCACTAAAGCATTTTGCAGACGGCAGCAGACGTGGTTTAAAAAATTTGAGCCCGCAGTCTGGTTCAACATGTCAGAGTCAAATCACGAGCAGGAAATTATAAATCTCGCGTTAAATCACATTCACAAAGGAGACTCGCCCGAATGAAAATAATTATGGCAGATCACGCCGGTTTTTGTTTCGGTGTAAAGCGGGCCGTTGACGCAATAGAAAACGCCTTGCATGACAATAAAGAAGTATGGACGATAGGTCTTCCGATTCATAATCCGCAGGAAGTTGCAAGACTTGAGTCAATGGGTCTGCGTGTTGCAAAGGATTCGAGCGAAATACCTTCAGGCGCAAAAGTTTTGATACGAGCTCACGGTGAAGCATTGAACGTGATAGAAAATTTGCAGTCCCGAAATATTGAAGTAATTGACATGACATGCCCGTTTGTAAAGAAAGCTCAAGACTTAGCACGGGAATTATCGCGCGAAAATTATCATGTTGTATTATTAGGCGACAAGAATCACCCGGAAATTATCGGCATTGTCGGACATATCGAGGACTCAAAAAATTATGAAGTAATAGCTAATGAGTCAGAAGCGCAAAAAATTTCGTCTCATCACAAAATTGCGTTAATCTCACAGACGACTCAGCGTGAAGAACGACTCGCAAATGTTGCAGCCATTCTCACGGGAAAGACTCAGCAGTTACACGTTTGCAATACAATTTGTAAAGCTACGTCAGAGAGACAGGAGTCAGCGCGTTCACTCGTGAAAAATAACAACGTCGACGGAGTAATCTTAATCGGAGGCAAAACAAGCGCGAATACAAGCAAATTGCGCGATATAATCGAGTCGGAGGGCGTAAATGTCTTATGGCTCGAAGATGAATGCGAACTAATGCAAAATATAAACTGGTTCGCCGATAAAAACGTGATTGGTATAGCCGCAGGAGCAAGCACTCCCGCATGGCTTATCGATAAAATAAAATTTAGTATTGCGGAAACAAAGGCAGTCAAGGGGGTTTGATTCACTATGGATCAGCAGGAAGTTTTTGAGCATCAGGAATCAACAGAAGCAACAACAGCAGCACCTGATGTAACAGCGCAGACACAGGACAATCAGGCAGAAAAAGAGCCTGAAACAATGCAGGAGCTTTGGGATCAGTACGGAAGCACCGGCGGCCGCTTTCACAAGGGTAAAATTTGCACGGGAACAATAGTCAGCAAGAACGAAGCAGGCTGGCTCGTCAACATAGGTTTCAAGTGCGAGGGCTTATTACCTGAGAAAGAGTACACGAATCATTCTTTAATCGAAAACGGCGAGGAACCCAAACCGGGAGATCAAATCGAGGTCGAAATCACGAACATTCGCGACGGTGAAGAAGCACAATTAACTCTAAGCCGATGGAGACACGAATTTGAAAAACGCTGGGCAGCACTTGAAGCAAAAATTGCAGAGAGTCCTTCAATGCAGGTTAAAGGCGTAAGCAGAGTCAAAGGCGGTCTCATGGTTGATTGCTGCGGGCTTGAGGGCTTTATACCTATTTCGCATTTAACTATTACGGGAAAAGGCGTAAACCCTGCAAATTTTGTCGGTCATAATCTCACTGTCAAAGTATTAGACCATGACAGACGCAAGCACAGACTCGTTTTCTCACGAAAAGAATTACTCGAACAGGCAGAGAACGAACGCAAAGCAAAATTTTATGACCGCGTTCATGAAGGCGATGTGCTTGAGGGTGAAGTCAGCAGCTTGACAGATTTCGGCGTATTCGTGAATCTCGGCGAGATGGACGGGCTTGTTCATGTAACGGAGCTTACTTGGAAACGTAATATCAAGATTCGCGAAATGTTCAAGAAGGGCGACAAAGTTACTGTTAAAGTTATCGGCATTGACAAGGAAAACGATAGAATTTCCCTGAGCATTAAGCAGGTAACCGGAGATCCTTGGAACACAGTGAGCGAAAGGATTCACGTCGGCGATGTCATGAAAGGTGTAGTAACTAATTTGACGGAGTTCGGCGCATTCGTTGAGCTTGAACCGGGAATCGAGGGGCTTGTACATGTCGGCGATATAAGCTGGACCAGAATTAAGAGACCTCGCGACGTATTGAAACGCGGTCAAGAAGTTGATGTGTTAGTGCTTGAAGTCGACACGGAGAAAAAACGTATCAGTCTCGGCTGCAAACAGCTTAATGATCCGTGGAGCAACATAACTGAACGCTATCAGCCCGGCCAAGACATAAAAGTTAAAGTTGTAAGACTCGCAGATTTCGGCGCATTCGTTGAAGTTGAAGAAGGAGTCGAGGCTTTAATTCATATTTCGCAGATAAGCCGCAAGAGAATCGAGAAACCCGGCGATGTTTTGAGCGAAGGTCAGGAAGTTGAGACGAGAATCCTCGAAATTAACCCGGAACAGCGCAGAATGAGATTATCAATGAGCGAGCTTGAACCAGAACCAGAACCAGAGCCCGTACCAGTTCAGGAAGAGAAAGAAATCAGACCTGAGCGCACCGAACGTCCCGACCAGCCCAAACGCGGAGAAAAACGCGAAAAACGCGGCAAATCACGCGCAAGAGCATTAAAAGAGTCAGCAGGCTATGAAGACGACGAAGAGGGAGTTGTATATAATCCGTTCGCAGAAGCCTTCAAGGGTGCAGACTGGAAT is part of the Synergistaceae bacterium genome and harbors:
- the miaA gene encoding tRNA (adenosine(37)-N6)-dimethylallyltransferase MiaA, encoding MNRQPVVALIGSTAVGKTALSLSVAEKLNAEIISVDSRQVYRYMDVGTDKVSQSFRREIPHHMIDIADPDEKFTVSDFAEEASQAVNRICTRGKVPLFVGGTPFYYNALFHASLNQDLPSDNEVREKYEALANSQGAELLHMRLSEVDPATAEKLHKNDIQRVTRALEIWDLTGKAPSQLYNEGTKRDYGFDVLYIGLSRSRDELFSRIAIRLEQEFNSGFPEEVEWLINNGFDERFTPLKGLGYHELIDYHRGKMTLDQALENSIARTKAFCRRQQTWFKKFEPAVWFNMSESNHEQEIINLALNHIHKGDSPE
- the ispH gene encoding 4-hydroxy-3-methylbut-2-enyl diphosphate reductase — encoded protein: MKIIMADHAGFCFGVKRAVDAIENALHDNKEVWTIGLPIHNPQEVARLESMGLRVAKDSSEIPSGAKVLIRAHGEALNVIENLQSRNIEVIDMTCPFVKKAQDLARELSRENYHVVLLGDKNHPEIIGIVGHIEDSKNYEVIANESEAQKISSHHKIALISQTTQREERLANVAAILTGKTQQLHVCNTICKATSERQESARSLVKNNNVDGVILIGGKTSANTSKLRDIIESEGVNVLWLEDECELMQNINWFADKNVIGIAAGASTPAWLIDKIKFSIAETKAVKGV
- a CDS encoding S1 RNA-binding domain-containing protein — translated: MDQQEVFEHQESTEATTAAPDVTAQTQDNQAEKEPETMQELWDQYGSTGGRFHKGKICTGTIVSKNEAGWLVNIGFKCEGLLPEKEYTNHSLIENGEEPKPGDQIEVEITNIRDGEEAQLTLSRWRHEFEKRWAALEAKIAESPSMQVKGVSRVKGGLMVDCCGLEGFIPISHLTITGKGVNPANFVGHNLTVKVLDHDRRKHRLVFSRKELLEQAENERKAKFYDRVHEGDVLEGEVSSLTDFGVFVNLGEMDGLVHVTELTWKRNIKIREMFKKGDKVTVKVIGIDKENDRISLSIKQVTGDPWNTVSERIHVGDVMKGVVTNLTEFGAFVELEPGIEGLVHVGDISWTRIKRPRDVLKRGQEVDVLVLEVDTEKKRISLGCKQLNDPWSNITERYQPGQDIKVKVVRLADFGAFVEVEEGVEALIHISQISRKRIEKPGDVLSEGQEVETRILEINPEQRRMRLSMSELEPEPEPEPVPVQEEKEIRPERTERPDQPKRGEKREKRGKSRARALKESAGYEDDEEGVVYNPFAEAFKGADWN